The sequence below is a genomic window from bacterium.
CTCTGGTGCCCGAGGCGCTGCCGGGGCATAGGACGGCGATAAACCTCCCTAAGGTCGCCAAGAGTGAGATCAGGCGAGGCGATGTTCTCAGCGTGCCAAATGTGCTCAGGCCGGGCTATGTTTTCGACGTGCATCTCTTGCTCAATCGGAGTGAAAAGGCCGAGCTCAAGCCCGGGGCCAGGATAAGGTTCCACGTCGGCACGAAGGAGTCGCTTGGTCGGGTCTTTCCGATCGGCGATGCTATGTTTGGCGCTGGGCTCGATGGGTTCGCGCAGGTTAGGCTCGAGGAGGAGGTTGTGGCGTTGTGTTTCGACCGCTTCGTGCTGAGAACGTATTCGCCTGCTCACGTGATCGGCGGGGGTTTGATACTCACTGCGAGCAGCCGGCAGCGTTTCAAGTTGAGAGGTGAGCTCGTCGAGCAATTACGCACGATGAAGGACGGCTCAGAGGCGGACCGCGTTGCCGTATTCGTCAAAAGCGCCTTCCCCGACCTGCCCACTCTGAGCCAAATCGCCACGCAGTTAGGCCTTCGTGAGGACAAGGCTGAGCTTACAGTTGCGTCGCTGGTGCAGGACGGCGCTTTGCTTCAGCTGTCCAGCACGCCCAAGAGATTCTTGTGCTCCCACGACGCCGAAGGCCTCGAGCGCACACTAGTCGCACAGCTGAAGGAATACCATGCGAGCTTCCCGCTGCGCGCAGGCATGCAGGAGCGTGCGCTCTTGAGCAAACTTAAACATCCTGTTCTCAAGGAGTTTTTTGCCGACATCCTCGCTCGCGCGGTCGCTTCCGGCAAGGTCGTTGCGGACGGAACGCTGCTCCGCCTTGCGTCACATTCCTCGAGTTTGAGCGCAGAGCAAGAACAGATCGCTGATCTACTCCGGCGCAGGCTTGAGATTTCGGGCACGAATCCGGTCGAGATGGGGTTCGCCCTAAACGAGGTTCAGGGCAAAGTCGCGGGCGCAACCCCGGGCGTATTTCGTGAAGTGATTAACTATCTCGTGCAGTCAAAGAACGCGGTTAGGGTCTCGCCGGAGCTCTTGCTTTCAACCGATGGCCTAAGTCGCGTCGCCAAGACCATTCTGGACCACCTTGCGACACATAAGACGATGACGGTCGCGACAGCCCGCGACCTCCTGAAGAGCAGCAGAAGGTTCGTCGTCCCCGTGCTGGAATACCTTGACCGCCTTGGGATCACGCGCCGCGAGGGCGACGTTAGGATTCGCGGCGCCGGCAACCTGGCGGACCTGAAGTGAGAACAGTGGCCGATTCTGCGTGTGTGGCCCACGAAGATGCTTTCTCTCTTAGTGCCTCTTTGTGTCCTTAGTGGACCCTCCCATCTAATCAATCCGCTGCAAGCTAAAGATTTATCCACGAAGAACACGAAGGAACACGAAGATGCTTTCTCTCTTAGTGCCTCTTTGTGTGCTTGCCGGATCGGTCGTAAGATCGATGATTTCGTCCAGGAACGCTTTCGCCAGAGTAATCATAGAGCAGTTTGCCCTAAATGTGCCGAGCACTGCTCAGAAGGTGTCGAGTATGGCAGATGTGATCTTGCTGGCGAGGTCTGCGGCCGCCATCTTCAACGCCTTTTGCTGCGCCTGTTGCCTCGTGCTGACGTTGCCTGCTTCGTGGTCAGGGCTGAGTGGGTAAAGTCCTGAGATGAC
It includes:
- the selB gene encoding selenocysteine-specific translation elongation factor encodes the protein MSEDKHEVAAAKRVSLVMGTAGHIDHGKTELVKSLTGINTDRLKEEQKRGISIELGFAYLDLPDERRIGIVDVPGHERFIKTMVAGASGIDIVLFVIAADEGVMPQSVEHLDVCRFLGVKSGLVALTKADLVSDEEVELARDDVRGFVKDTFLEHAAVVLTSAKTGRGLDELLREIVRLVDRVPGHSVAGTFRMPIDRSFTIQGFGTVVTGTVISGRASVGSAVEVYPDGMRTRIRRIETHNTLVPEALPGHRTAINLPKVAKSEIRRGDVLSVPNVLRPGYVFDVHLLLNRSEKAELKPGARIRFHVGTKESLGRVFPIGDAMFGAGLDGFAQVRLEEEVVALCFDRFVLRTYSPAHVIGGGLILTASSRQRFKLRGELVEQLRTMKDGSEADRVAVFVKSAFPDLPTLSQIATQLGLREDKAELTVASLVQDGALLQLSSTPKRFLCSHDAEGLERTLVAQLKEYHASFPLRAGMQERALLSKLKHPVLKEFFADILARAVASGKVVADGTLLRLASHSSSLSAEQEQIADLLRRRLEISGTNPVEMGFALNEVQGKVAGATPGVFREVINYLVQSKNAVRVSPELLLSTDGLSRVAKTILDHLATHKTMTVATARDLLKSSRRFVVPVLEYLDRLGITRREGDVRIRGAGNLADLK